The proteins below are encoded in one region of Phaseolus vulgaris cultivar G19833 chromosome 1, P. vulgaris v2.0, whole genome shotgun sequence:
- the LOC137816618 gene encoding homeobox protein ATH1-like, translating to MENNMYSASLDISGRNSAVIEEIAQHLAPKPLIQCYSFDLNNQNHIINGIPVLAAEQGESTSDVHVDGCFINPARIADSNSFVTIQGESIVGDVSNPINNSAIQEHLAGGRPIASADSLADRIGLQDNLQSSAALSHSMSALEALGPYIFNNWQDTSNPLAATFGDHAYDELSGIQKWNVSKFLKAPEANGTEIQAYSSIGNLVQNGWTSSNVASLGNFAFNSSNCSKELSLSLARSPPTTGQCSEMSCSNASRSMNGTSSGLDQPSCSSKELSMRLSSNKHVQFSPAILGSRYLAGVQEIFAQIATYSFENVELINYSASGVRAGGNKSASAFTPNRRVANNQNENSIYGVHVEESPSERHAADSNKSQLLMLLQLVDNGYSQCLDEVHTVVSAFHAATELDPHMHAHFALQTISLLYKDLRERISNCILAMGPDFNSLCSEEEKEWSLETSFIQKQWALQQLKRKDQLWRPQRGLPERSVSVLRAWMFQNFLHPYPKDAEKHLLAVKSGLTRSQVSNWFINARVRLWKPMIEEMYAEMSRRKACRNEEGLESTHRSRINMNSQMLNIN from the exons ATGGAGAATAATATGTACAGTGCTTCACTGGACATTTCTGGCAGAAATTCTGCTGTCATAGAAGAAATTGCACAGCATTTAGCACCGAAGCCACTGATTCAATGCTACTCATTTGACCTCAATAACCAAAACCACATTATAAATGGAATTCCAGTACTTGCTGCAGAACAAGGTGAATCTACAAGTGATGTCCATGTAGATGGTTGCTTCATAAACCCTGCTAGAATTGCTGATTCCAATTCATTTGTCACAATACAAGGAGAGAGTATTGTAGGAGATGTCTCAAATCCCATTAACAACAGTGCCATTCAAGAGCATTTAGCTGGAGGAAGGCCAATTGCTTCTGCTGATTCACTTGCTGATAGAATAGGCCTTCAAGATAATCTGCAGAGTTCAGCAGCTTTGTCTCATTCAATGAGTGCATTGGAGGCACTGGGGCCATACATCTTCAATAATTGGCAAGATACATCAAACCCTTTGGCTGCAACTTTTGGTGATCATGCCTATGATGAATTATCAGGTATTCAGAAGTGGAATGTGAGCAAGTTTCTGAAAGCTCCAGAGGCCAATGGGACTGAGATCCAGGCTTATTCTTCCATAGGAAACCTGGTTCAAAATGGATGGACATCATCAAATGTTGCAAGCTTGGGCAATTTTGCCTTTAATTCCTCTAATTGTAGTAAAGAGCTGTCACTAAGTCTTGCAAGATCTCCTCCAACTACAGGTCAGTGCTCAGAGATGAGCTGCTCCAACGCATCTCGTAGCATGAATGGAACAAGTTCAGGCTTGGATCAACCTTCCTGCAGCAGCAAGGAACTGTCTATGAGATTAAGTTCTAACAAACATGTCCAGTTTTCACCAGCAATATTGGGGTCCAGATATCTTGCTGGAGTTCAAGAGATATTTGCTCAAATTGCGACATATTCATTTGAAAATGTAGAGCTGATAAATTATTCAGCTTCTGGTGTTAGAGCAGGAGGAAACAAGTCAGCTTCAGCTTTCACACCAAATAGAAGGGTAGCGAataatcaaaatgaaaattCCATTTATGGAGTACATGTAGAAGAATCTCCATCGGAAAGACATGCAGCTGACTCAAACAAATCCCAACTTCTCATGCTTCTACAGCTG GTGGACAATGGATATAGTCAGTGTTTGGATGAGGTTCATACTGTGGTATCTGCATTCCATGCTGCTACTGAGTTGGATCCGCACATGCATGCACATTTTGCACTTCAAACCATCTCTCTCTTATACAAGGACTTGAGAGAGAGGATTAGCAATTGCATTCTTGCCATGGGACCAGATTTTAACAGCTTGTGTTCAGAAGAGGAGAAGGAATGGTCTCTTGAAACTTCATTCATTCAAAAGCAATGGGCTCTGCAGCAGTTGAAGAGAAAAGATCAGCTATGGAGACCCCAAAGGGGCTTGCCAGAGAGATCTGTCTCAGTTCTACGCGCTTGGATGTTTCAGAATTTCCTCCATCC GTATCCTAAAGATGCAGAGAAGCATTTATTGGCAGTAAAAAGTGGGTTGACAAGAAGCCAG GTATCCAATTGGTTTATCAATGCACGTGTTCGGTTATGGAAGCCTATGATTGAAGAAATGTATGCTGAAATGAGTAGAAGAAAAGCTTGTAGAAATGAAGAAGGATTGGAGAGCACTCACAGAAGCAGGATAAACATGAACAGTCAAATGTTGAATATCAATTGA
- the LOC137816619 gene encoding abscisic acid receptor PYL2, which translates to MVSTQHHVQGLTAEEETELEPVIQKYHLFEHSPNKCFSIISYRIDAPASTVWPFVRSFENPQKYKHFIKGCNMRGDGGVGSIREVTVVSGLPASTSTERLEILDDDKHVLSFRVVGGEHRLQNYRSVTSVNEFKKEGTVYTIVLESYIVDIPEGNTEEDTKMFVDTVVKLNLQKLGVVAMASSMHEQ; encoded by the coding sequence ATGGTTTCGACTCAGCATCATGTCCAGGGCCTAACAGCTGAGGAAGAAACAGAACTAGAACCTGTGATACAAAAATACCACCTTTTCGAACACTCTCCCAACAAATGTTTTTCCATAATATCGTACCGCATCGATGCTCCTGCGAGCACGGTTTGGCCGTTCGTGAGAAGCTTCGAGAACCCTCAGAAGTACAAGCACTTCATCAAAGGGTGCAACATGAGGGGTGACGGCGGCGTCGGAAGCATAAGAGAAGTCACGGTGGTTTCAGGTCTTCCGGCGTCGACAAGCACCGAGAGACTCGAGATTTTGGACGATGACAAACACGTTCTGAGCTTTAGGGTTGTTGGTGGCGAGCACCGACTCCAAAACTACCGTTCCGTTACATCGGTGAACGAGTTCAAGAAAGAGGGTACGGTGTACACCATCGTATTGGAATCGTATATCGTAGACATACCCGAAGGGAATACGGAGGAAGATACCAAGATGTTTGTGGACACTGTCGTCAAACTCAACCTTCAGAAACTTGGGGTCGTGGCCATGGCTTCATCGATGCATGAACAATAA